The Humulus lupulus chromosome 4, drHumLupu1.1, whole genome shotgun sequence genome has a window encoding:
- the LOC133832742 gene encoding uncharacterized protein LOC133832742 — protein sequence MALKANNEAIQCKVFSTTFSRPALLWFRQLKPGSVNSFGDLRRAFLQQYSDNREAPRTMADLYRIEQGENEHQKSYLQRFIELVHQIHDVDPVTMANLFVKILQVGSLLHEFLTMTPPYDMAEIQIRAEGVFRVLEFQECAKKKSALISAPPANNPPPPPTRDEKMKRQETDHTKEGKRRRQNRESPRYPSFEYTIPQEVIYEENKDRPIWSEPYKITTPPDRRDKNRYCLFHKDHGHTVAECHNLHNQIQALMRSGRLTQYIKEIGRPDTSQPNPASAPTPQAADSLRTATTNSQEPLKQVPMIHGIMELTEE from the coding sequence ATGGCCCTCAAAGCCAACAACGAAGCCATACAGTGCAAAGTTTTCTCCACTACTTTCTCTAGGCCGGCCCTGCTGTGGTTCAGGCAATTGAAACCTGGTTCTGTCAACAGTTTTGGTGACCTCCGTAGAGCCTTTCTCCAACAGTACAGTGATAACCGTGAGGCACCAAGAACAATGGCAGATCTCTATCGGATCGAGCAAGGGGAAAATGAACATCAAAAGTCATACCTACAGCGTTTCATTGAACTCGTGCATCAGATCCATGATGTCGACCCAGTCACCATGGCTAATCTCTTCGTCAAAATTTTGCAGGTGGGATCTCTCTTACACGAATTCCTCACCATGACACCACCTTATGACATGGCTGAGATTCAGATCCGTGCCGAAGGAGTCTTCAGAGTCTTGGAATTTCAAGAGTGTGCAAAGAAAAAATCCGCACTTATCTCCGCTCCACCAGCGAATAACCCTCCTCCCCCGCCTACAAGGGACGAAAAGATGAAGAGACAGGAAACAGACCACACGAAAGAAGGGAAAAGGCGTAGACAGAATCGAGAATCACCACGATATCCCTCCTTCGAATACACCATCCCCCAGGAAGTCATTTATGAAGAGAATAAAGACAGACCCATCTGGAGTGAGCCGTACAAGATTACCACTCCTCCCGACAGAAGAGATAAAAACAGGTACTGCCTCTTCCACAAAGATCATGGCCATACAGTCGCCGAATGCCACAACCTCCACAATCAGATCCAGGCCCTCATGAGAAGTGGACGGTTAACCCAGTATATTAAAGAGATAGGCAGGCCTGACACTTCACAACCCAACCCTGCTTCTGCCCCGACACCACAAGCAGCAGACTCCCTGCGTACGGCCACCACAAACTCACAAGAACCTCTCAAGCAAGTCCCCATGATACACGGGATCATGGAGCTCACTGAGGAATAA